TAGATGGACGGGTTCGCCTCGGGCAGGGCCACGCGCATGGCTGCGGGCACGGCGATATAGCTGGCCGAGGCCGACAGAACCATGAACAGCGCCACGCCCCCCGTGCTGACCCCCAAAAACAGCCCGGCGGCACAGCCAAAGGTCGCGCCAACCAACGGCATCACGACGCCAAAGGTCAAAACGCCAGGCTTCAACACGCCCGATCCGCCGCGCAGGCCACGGCCCGCGACCAGCCCCATGTCCAGAAGGAACAGGCACAAGACGCCCTGGAACGGGGACACGATGAACGCCTCGATCTTGGCCAACCCGTCCACGCCTGTGGCCCAGCCGATCAGGAAACTGCCCACCAACAGAACAATGGACCCGTTCAACATGATCTCTCGCATCAATTCGGGGTCCATGCGCCGGCTGTCTCCGCCCCGCGAAATCAGCCATAGCGCAGACAGGATCGCCGGGGCTTCCATCGCGGCGGCCACCGCCACCATATAGCCTTCGGATGCAATGCCGCTGCTGTCCAACACGGATGTGGCCGCAACAAAGGTCACAATGGAAATGGACCCGTAATGCGCCGCAACCGCCGCCGCATCCAGACGGCTGAGGTTCCCCATGACCTGCAACAGGCCAAAGGCGACGATGGGCAGCGCGGCCGACAATACGATCCCCGCCAACAGCGACGCCGCCAGCGTGCCGTCGATCCCATGATCGGCCACGCTGACGCCGCCTTTGAAGCCGATTGCAAACAGCAGGTAGATGGACATGCCCTTGGCCACCGCCTCGGGAATGTTCAGATCAGACCGCGCCAGCGACGCCGCCACACCCAGCGCAAAACTCAGGATGATGGGCGACAAAAGGTTTGTCGCCGCAAGGCTCAGGATCTGGTCCACATCTGTCCCCTTGGATCGCCCGGCCTAGACCGGTTGAAAGTCGAGCGTCTTGCCCATGAATTGGCTCAGGCCGCCATTCTCGATGTCCATGCGCAGCCCATGGATGCTCAGCGAACCCGCGTTCACCCGCTCTTCGACAAAGGGGAAGGACATGAGGTTTTCCATCGACGTGACAACGGCCAGCTGTTCCAGCCGCTCGGCCTTGGTTTCAGGCACGGACATGTCGGCGACCTCGGGGAATTTCGGACGCAGGATATCCATCCAGCGACCAACGAAACTGCCCTTCTCCTCCAGCTCCGGCGCGCGGCCTTCACACATGTCGATACAGCCCTGTACGCCCCCGCAGCGCGAATGACCCAGCACCACCAGATGGGCGACCTTCAGCACGGTGACGGCATATTCGACGGCCGCAGACGTGCCGTGATGTTCACCATCCGGCTCATATGGCGGCACCAGATTGGCAATGTTGCGATGGACAAAGAATTCACCCTGATCGGCCCCGAAGATCGACGTGACATTCACCCGGCTGTCACAGCAGGAAATGATCATCGCGCGCGGGCGTTGTCCTTCGGTGGCCAGCCGTTGGTACCAGGCGCTGTTTTCGGCATAGGTCGTCGCCTTCCACCCCTGATAGCGCTGCAAAAGAAAGCTGGGAAGTGGCTTCATCCTGTGCATGGTGCGTCCCCGGTCTGCCTGTCCTCGTGTCCGTTGAACGCGGTGATTATCCCCATTTGTCACCAAATTCGAGCGAAAAGACCGCCCCGGCATAAGGATTTGGGAAGGGTCTGTGATCTATCACCCGATCAAGCCGTGGGGGCGGACCGACTTTTGGGTGAGTAGAGGTGACGTTTTGTCAACAGTAACACAGATTCAGCTGCACGAACCCGTGCAGGTCAACCATGACCGCTTGAATTCCCTGTACGGGGAAATGGACCCGGCCAGTGCAGAGGACGTGGTGTGCCGCGCGATGGAAGAGTTGGCCCTGCGCATGGCGCATTGCGATCGCCTGTATCGCAAGGGCGACCTGGACGAATTGCGCCGGTCGGCCAAATCCCTGATCGCCATTGCGGACCAGATCGGCATGGACGTGCTGGCCCGCGTGGCGAACGACGTCGTCACCTGTTCCGAATACCGCGATCAGGTCGCGCTGGCCGCCACGCTGGGCCGTCTGCTGCGCACGGGCGAAGGGTCGTTGACCGCCATTTGGGACTTGCAGGATATCAAGATCTGACGCCCGGGCGCCCTTGCGGTGATGCGCAAACAGACTAGGGTCGGCCCCATCTGACATCGCAGGATCTCTCCCATGACGCTACGCTTTGCCACCCCGGATGACGCGACCCGAACCGTTCATGTGCTGGACGACACAAGCGCGCAAACATGGCTGGAAACGCAGCCGGACGCGGAACGGGACTGGGCACAGGCGCACGGGTTCTCCGGGGCCCT
The DNA window shown above is from uncultured Tateyamaria sp. and carries:
- a CDS encoding sodium-dependent bicarbonate transport family permease yields the protein MDQILSLAATNLLSPIILSFALGVAASLARSDLNIPEAVAKGMSIYLLFAIGFKGGVSVADHGIDGTLAASLLAGIVLSAALPIVAFGLLQVMGNLSRLDAAAVAAHYGSISIVTFVAATSVLDSSGIASEGYMVAVAAAMEAPAILSALWLISRGGDSRRMDPELMREIMLNGSIVLLVGSFLIGWATGVDGLAKIEAFIVSPFQGVLCLFLLDMGLVAGRGLRGGSGVLKPGVLTFGVVMPLVGATFGCAAGLFLGVSTGGVALFMVLSASASYIAVPAAMRVALPEANPSIYLTLSLGVTFPFNLTLGIPIYVAVASALTGG
- a CDS encoding carbonic anhydrase: MHRMKPLPSFLLQRYQGWKATTYAENSAWYQRLATEGQRPRAMIISCCDSRVNVTSIFGADQGEFFVHRNIANLVPPYEPDGEHHGTSAAVEYAVTVLKVAHLVVLGHSRCGGVQGCIDMCEGRAPELEEKGSFVGRWMDILRPKFPEVADMSVPETKAERLEQLAVVTSMENLMSFPFVEERVNAGSLSIHGLRMDIENGGLSQFMGKTLDFQPV